A single window of Candidatus Rhabdochlamydia oedothoracis DNA harbors:
- the hrcA gene encoding heat-inducible transcriptional repressor HrcA: MKPLTPKKPAKSQRERLILFGLIELYLKTGKPIGSHTLKEQGFKALSPATIRNYFMKLEEEGYLKQQHSSGGRIPTSLGFKIYAEAHINKPRLSEQDKKNATRLFQKQTRELVVYLNQVTESLSELTNCAVFLSAPRFDQDFILDIKLVSIDQNRLLCVLISDFGLIHNEVLYVDNKISHSLLRKLESYFNWRLNKLDKPLLNHEEESLSAKLYKEAILRHIVSYTNFSVEDLFQAGFSKLLAYPDFNDASVLASGLSLFENKQQLRALLNKSCQIGKLHSWIGDDLHAFAPEAISCSVLAVPYHIHYTICGAFGILGPNRMPYRELFGLLEMAANMISDSLTSSMYKYKISFRQPKHSHLESKENPLILEKSSYLLLENKSLYQKEK, translated from the coding sequence ATGAAGCCACTGACCCCTAAAAAGCCAGCTAAAAGTCAAAGAGAGCGTTTAATCCTATTTGGATTGATTGAGTTATACCTTAAAACAGGTAAGCCGATTGGATCTCATACGCTTAAAGAGCAAGGGTTTAAAGCTTTGAGTCCAGCAACTATCCGCAATTATTTTATGAAATTAGAAGAAGAAGGCTATCTTAAACAGCAACACTCTTCTGGAGGGCGCATTCCCACCTCATTAGGATTTAAAATCTATGCGGAAGCACATATAAATAAGCCTCGTTTATCCGAACAAGATAAAAAAAACGCAACCCGTTTATTTCAAAAGCAAACAAGAGAACTAGTTGTCTATTTAAATCAAGTTACAGAATCTCTAAGCGAATTAACCAACTGTGCTGTCTTCCTTTCCGCTCCCCGTTTTGATCAAGATTTTATCTTAGATATTAAACTAGTAAGTATTGATCAAAACCGCTTGCTTTGTGTACTGATCAGTGACTTTGGTCTTATTCACAATGAAGTTTTATATGTTGATAATAAAATTTCTCATTCATTACTGCGAAAATTAGAAAGCTATTTTAACTGGCGTCTTAACAAACTAGATAAACCTCTATTAAATCACGAAGAAGAATCCCTTTCTGCTAAACTATATAAGGAAGCCATCTTAAGACATATTGTCTCTTATACTAATTTTAGTGTGGAAGACTTATTTCAAGCAGGTTTTTCTAAATTACTAGCTTACCCTGATTTTAATGATGCTTCTGTATTAGCAAGTGGGCTGTCTTTATTTGAAAACAAGCAGCAATTGCGAGCTCTGCTCAATAAGAGCTGTCAAATTGGTAAATTACACTCTTGGATTGGAGATGATTTACACGCCTTTGCTCCAGAAGCTATCTCTTGTTCCGTATTAGCAGTCCCCTACCACATTCACTATACAATCTGCGGAGCATTTGGCATATTAGGGCCAAATCGCATGCCTTATCGAGAGCTTTTTGGACTTTTAGAAATGGCCGCAAACATGATTTCAGACTCGCTAACAAGCAGTATGTATAAATATAAAATTTCTTTTAGACAACCTAAACACTCTCATCTCGAATCTAAAGAAAACCCACTTATCTTAGAAAAGAGTTCCTACTTGCTATTAGAAAATAAATCGCTTTATCAGAAGGAGAAATAG
- a CDS encoding alpha-ketoacid dehydrogenase subunit alpha/beta — MTQQLFCQGLTRAMKTLEVIYRTRFADEKMKKLIRQNKGGTFHLCTAGHEMVGAVAASALIPGKDWGLAYYRDRGFAIGIGCTLTEIIAASLARDIPHHSSGRMMPEHFSHKEFRLPCQSSCVGSQFLQAVGVAKARQLLKEDDVVYVSAGDGATSQGDFHEALNFSLLHKLGVIFVIQDNGFAISVPIKDQTAGGSIAYMAEGYPGLSIFDVDGGDYEELTKAFDTAVQKARGAQGPSLIVAKVPRIGPHSSSDDQNKYRTIKCIASDQAKDILPRMENHLVGLGVSIDEMQKMKNRCFEEVEKAAVEADQIPFPIADTAADHVFKKSVIEDFQLQKTSKCPLESIVMMDGLNHALDEEMQYDSNVVVFGQDVAHGKGGVFGITRKLTEKYGSSRCFNSPLAESSIIGVALGMSIAGIRPVVEIQFADYMWTGVNQLFNELSSFHYRSNAEWHCPVVIRMPYGGYIQGGPYHSQSVEAILAHIPGLKVVIPSNAADAKRLLKMAIRDPNPVVFLEHKALYRQRVFCASPEPSEEELQAFGIAKYVRKGADLTVVCWGMMVFMASQIADRLLQDGISIEVIDLRTLVPLDLDLIVQSIKKTGKLLIAHEAVRTCGFGAEIAALIAEEAFDLLDAPIKRVTAKDCPVPYCKRLEDAVLPQIEDLEQAIHQLARF; from the coding sequence ATGACGCAGCAACTTTTTTGCCAAGGTCTGACAAGAGCCATGAAAACTTTAGAAGTGATTTATCGAACGCGATTTGCCGATGAAAAAATGAAAAAGTTGATTCGCCAAAATAAAGGTGGCACATTTCATTTATGTACTGCAGGACACGAAATGGTAGGAGCTGTGGCTGCATCAGCATTGATCCCAGGCAAGGATTGGGGGCTAGCGTATTATCGCGACCGAGGTTTTGCAATAGGAATTGGTTGTACTCTCACAGAAATTATTGCAGCTTCCTTAGCGCGTGATATACCGCATCATTCCTCTGGGCGTATGATGCCGGAGCATTTTTCTCATAAAGAGTTTCGTTTGCCTTGTCAATCCAGTTGTGTAGGATCTCAATTTTTACAAGCTGTAGGCGTTGCAAAGGCAAGGCAACTCCTTAAAGAGGATGATGTTGTTTATGTGTCTGCTGGAGATGGAGCTACTTCTCAAGGAGACTTTCACGAAGCGTTAAATTTTTCCCTTTTACACAAACTAGGGGTTATTTTTGTTATTCAAGATAATGGGTTTGCGATTTCTGTTCCTATAAAAGATCAAACAGCAGGAGGCTCTATCGCCTATATGGCAGAAGGCTATCCAGGTCTTTCTATTTTTGATGTTGATGGTGGAGATTACGAAGAACTCACCAAAGCATTTGATACAGCTGTGCAAAAAGCTAGAGGTGCTCAAGGGCCAAGTCTTATTGTAGCCAAAGTTCCTCGAATAGGCCCTCATAGCAGTAGCGATGACCAAAATAAATATAGAACAATAAAATGCATTGCAAGCGATCAAGCAAAAGATATTTTGCCTCGTATGGAAAACCATCTTGTAGGGCTTGGAGTTTCTATCGATGAAATGCAAAAAATGAAAAATCGTTGTTTTGAAGAAGTGGAAAAGGCCGCAGTAGAAGCGGATCAAATTCCTTTTCCCATTGCAGACACAGCAGCCGATCATGTTTTTAAAAAGAGTGTGATAGAAGATTTTCAATTGCAAAAAACCTCTAAATGTCCGTTAGAGAGCATTGTAATGATGGATGGATTAAACCATGCTTTAGACGAAGAAATGCAATATGATTCCAACGTTGTTGTTTTTGGTCAAGATGTGGCTCATGGGAAGGGAGGAGTATTTGGAATTACCCGTAAGTTAACAGAAAAATATGGAAGTTCTCGCTGCTTTAATTCGCCTCTTGCAGAGTCTAGTATTATAGGAGTTGCTTTGGGAATGTCGATAGCAGGAATTCGTCCTGTTGTAGAGATTCAATTTGCAGATTACATGTGGACGGGCGTTAATCAACTTTTTAATGAGTTATCTAGCTTTCATTATCGTTCTAATGCAGAGTGGCATTGCCCTGTGGTCATTCGCATGCCATATGGCGGATACATTCAAGGAGGCCCTTATCATTCACAGAGCGTTGAGGCTATTCTTGCTCATATTCCAGGATTAAAAGTAGTCATTCCCAGTAATGCGGCTGATGCAAAAAGACTCTTAAAAATGGCTATTCGCGATCCTAATCCTGTTGTGTTTCTTGAACACAAAGCTCTTTATCGTCAAAGGGTTTTCTGTGCTAGCCCCGAGCCTTCAGAAGAAGAATTACAAGCCTTTGGCATAGCTAAATACGTTCGGAAGGGAGCGGATTTAACAGTTGTTTGTTGGGGAATGATGGTTTTTATGGCTTCTCAAATTGCAGATCGTCTCTTGCAAGATGGGATTTCTATAGAAGTTATTGACTTGAGAACTCTAGTTCCTCTTGATCTTGATCTAATTGTGCAATCTATTAAAAAAACCGGTAAATTACTCATTGCTCATGAAGCTGTTCGTACTTGTGGTTTTGGTGCTGAAATTGCAGCTCTTATAGCAGAAGAGGCTTTTGATTTACTAGATGCGCCTATTAAGCGTGTTACAGCAAAGGATTGCCCCGTTCCTTATTGTAAGCGGTTAGAAGATGCTGTATTGCCTCAAATAGAAGATTTAGAGCAGGCTATACATCAACTTGCTCGGTTTTAA
- a CDS encoding nucleotide exchange factor GrpE produces the protein MTQEQNETQDASHELDEGKTHQQKAEQELEEYKDKYLRLLAEMDNTRKRMQKEKQEAIRFAIECALEDFLKPIDNLENALNSTEHMSKEVLNWAQGFQMIAQQCKEALEKHGITAFSSDGNMFDPNLHYAIETKETEETPEGTILQEFIKGYKSSNRTIRPAHVKVAVLPESKKKETTDLEKPSLPEQDT, from the coding sequence ATGACTCAAGAACAGAATGAAACACAAGATGCATCGCATGAACTAGATGAAGGAAAAACTCATCAGCAAAAAGCAGAGCAAGAGCTGGAAGAATACAAAGATAAATACCTGCGCTTACTAGCTGAAATGGATAATACACGCAAAAGAATGCAAAAAGAAAAACAAGAAGCTATACGTTTTGCTATTGAATGTGCTCTAGAAGATTTTTTAAAACCCATTGATAATTTGGAAAACGCTTTAAATAGTACAGAGCATATGTCCAAAGAAGTACTTAATTGGGCTCAGGGATTCCAAATGATTGCACAGCAATGCAAAGAGGCGTTAGAAAAGCATGGAATTACCGCTTTTAGCTCTGATGGCAATATGTTTGATCCTAATTTGCATTATGCAATTGAGACAAAAGAGACAGAGGAAACTCCAGAAGGAACTATCCTTCAAGAATTTATTAAAGGGTATAAAAGCAGTAACCGCACTATACGCCCAGCGCATGTAAAAGTTGCTGTTTTGCCAGAATCAAAAAAGAAGGAAACAACCGATTTAGAAAAACCTTCTTTACCAGAACAAGATACATAA
- the dnaK gene encoding molecular chaperone DnaK, with translation MAQSNSNKKQVVIGVDLGTTNSCVAIMENGKATVISNAEGGRTTPSTVAYKDNERLVGVPAKRQAVTNAKSTISSSKRFIGRKFNEVESEIKTVPYEITKNANGDVVFNIAGKIITPEEVAAQILMKMKETAEAYLGHPVTEAVVTVPAYFNDSQRQSTKDAGKIAGLNVLRIIPEPTAAALAYGLEKKEDQKVVVFDLGGGTFDVSVLEIHGGVFEVLATNGDTHLGGDDFDNAILHWMLEEFKKETSIDLSKDSMALQRLRDAAEKAKIELSGTQTTEINQPFITMDASGPKHLALTLTRAKLESLVHNLIERLIKPCEKALEDAKLTKEKINEVILVGGMSRMPAVEKKVKEIFGQEPHKGVNPDEVVAIGAAIQGAVLTGDVKDVLLLDVIPLTLGIETLGGVLTPIVERNTTIPTKKTQIFSTAADNQPAVTIVVLQGERKMAKDNKEIGRFDLTDIPPAPRGMPQIEVAFDIDANGILHVSAKDVKSGKEQKIRIEAKSGLSETEIERMLKDAEDHAEEDKKNKEEAELKNKAEAEAFQAQKALEEFKERIPQEFAQEVQSRIDAVRKALGDKDIAAIKAAYTELNTHMQKIGEAMQSAQPAPDAQPPKNEKENIEEAEVEILDDEDKK, from the coding sequence ATGGCACAATCTAATTCTAATAAAAAACAAGTTGTTATTGGTGTCGACCTAGGAACTACGAATTCTTGCGTTGCTATTATGGAGAACGGCAAAGCAACAGTAATCTCCAATGCAGAAGGAGGTCGTACAACTCCATCAACCGTTGCTTATAAAGATAATGAACGTTTAGTAGGGGTGCCTGCAAAAAGACAAGCTGTTACCAATGCTAAGTCTACCATTTCTTCTTCTAAGCGTTTTATTGGACGCAAGTTTAATGAAGTGGAATCTGAAATTAAAACCGTCCCTTATGAAATCACTAAAAATGCAAATGGAGACGTTGTATTTAACATAGCTGGCAAGATAATCACTCCTGAAGAAGTTGCAGCTCAGATTTTAATGAAAATGAAAGAAACAGCAGAAGCCTATTTAGGGCATCCAGTCACTGAAGCTGTTGTAACAGTCCCTGCTTATTTCAATGACTCTCAAAGACAATCGACAAAAGACGCGGGGAAAATTGCTGGTTTAAATGTCTTAAGAATCATTCCAGAGCCAACTGCTGCTGCTTTAGCTTATGGGCTAGAAAAAAAAGAAGATCAAAAAGTAGTGGTCTTTGACTTAGGTGGAGGTACATTCGATGTTTCTGTATTAGAAATTCACGGTGGTGTTTTCGAAGTGTTAGCAACAAACGGAGATACTCATCTAGGCGGTGACGACTTTGACAATGCTATTCTACATTGGATGCTTGAGGAATTTAAAAAAGAAACCAGTATTGATTTAAGTAAAGATAGCATGGCTCTACAGCGTTTGCGCGATGCTGCTGAAAAAGCTAAAATTGAACTATCTGGTACACAGACTACCGAAATTAATCAACCATTTATTACTATGGATGCATCAGGTCCTAAACACCTCGCATTAACATTAACCCGAGCCAAGTTAGAATCCTTAGTTCATAACTTAATTGAACGTTTGATTAAACCTTGTGAAAAAGCGCTTGAAGATGCGAAATTAACCAAAGAAAAAATCAATGAGGTAATTCTAGTAGGCGGAATGTCTCGTATGCCAGCTGTTGAGAAAAAAGTGAAAGAAATATTTGGCCAAGAACCTCATAAAGGAGTTAATCCTGATGAAGTTGTCGCTATTGGTGCTGCTATCCAAGGGGCTGTGCTGACAGGAGATGTCAAAGACGTCTTATTGCTCGATGTAATCCCATTGACTTTAGGAATTGAAACACTAGGTGGAGTTCTAACTCCTATTGTAGAAAGAAATACAACGATTCCTACTAAAAAAACACAGATTTTTTCTACTGCAGCTGATAATCAACCTGCTGTTACTATTGTCGTTTTGCAAGGGGAACGTAAAATGGCTAAAGACAATAAAGAAATTGGCCGTTTTGATCTTACAGATATCCCTCCTGCACCTCGTGGTATGCCACAAATCGAGGTGGCTTTCGACATCGATGCTAATGGTATCTTGCATGTATCAGCAAAAGATGTAAAAAGTGGCAAAGAGCAAAAAATTCGCATTGAAGCAAAATCCGGTTTATCTGAAACTGAGATTGAGCGCATGCTAAAAGATGCAGAAGATCACGCAGAAGAAGATAAAAAAAATAAAGAAGAAGCAGAGCTAAAAAATAAAGCTGAAGCTGAAGCTTTCCAAGCACAAAAAGCTTTGGAGGAATTTAAAGAGCGCATCCCTCAAGAGTTTGCTCAAGAAGTACAAAGCAGAATAGATGCTGTAAGAAAAGCACTAGGTGATAAGGATATTGCTGCTATTAAAGCTGCCTACACAGAGCTAAATACCCATATGCAAAAAATTGGGGAAGCGATGCAGAGCGCACAACCAGCACCAGATGCTCAACCACCAAAGAATGAGAAAGAAAACATAGAAGAAGCAGAAGTAGAAATTCTCGATGATGAGGATAAAAAATAA
- a CDS encoding transposase, translated as MHFAGALCLTGMKIVTEEYKTVDADAMLDFFKKLEKQTEARIIHVILDNARSNKNKKLEEFLMSSRIKVHYLSPYSPNLNPIERLWKILKEKTVYNRYYETSVTFFQAIRGFFLEPV; from the coding sequence TTGCATTTTGCTGGAGCTCTTTGCCTGACAGGAATGAAGATTGTTACAGAGGAATATAAGACAGTTGATGCCGATGCAATGCTCGATTTTTTCAAGAAGCTAGAAAAACAGACAGAGGCTCGAATTATTCATGTAATTTTGGATAATGCGAGATCAAACAAAAATAAGAAACTAGAAGAGTTTCTGATGTCTTCTAGGATTAAAGTGCACTATCTCTCTCCTTATTCGCCGAATTTGAATCCTATTGAACGCTTGTGGAAGATCTTAAAGGAAAAGACGGTATACAATCGATATTACGAAACGTCGGTGACTTTTTTTCAGGCAATTAGAGGATTCTTCTTAGAGCCTGTTTAA
- a CDS encoding NAD-glutamate dehydrogenase domain-containing protein → MDSQSKFPKETLEYGIEKERKKFEECYQWVEQHMPASFFEKMDEESLMLIVHNLMSFNLNDFFSHIHLKNLGFTLCLDSPDADLKVLKHYKMFGIKNYRSFTSNAPLPFPGVKKLLRISMIVFKETQEKESEDVISLKKEKEILKKIQERNPQVTEPDLHKLITELNSYFLRSLPQERLTLALDMFFRAKSRDNCQYEVRYNENWEEKKDTPSLQIVFAWRNVPKYSFLYRMARMIHRHGLTMKRVNATYVDAYSRQNILIMSLGLHGIQGKAAWEETNIDDFLRELVTLKYFEGLEIIEELFVDEGLLTGNQGNLVKAIIYFIHQTLVHADMNIYSFGHIEEGVCRHPELIVKVIQAFEAKFNPESVNLEAYQNIRREFMDLVDRLDTGHEINDTRRKNILKQAMNLVDYTLKTNVYRNNKTAFCFRLDPEYLNSVFYERKDKFPELPYAVFFMKGLYFIGFHIRFRDLSRGGLRTVFPEKMEQMLVERNYIFAECYNLAYTQNKKNKDIPEGGAKGVIFLEPYERLYSEEEIYQRELEDEGLPQEEIKQYLKAYHREQKLEYLYQTQRSYIESFLTILNCDPDGKLRAKRIIDYWKKPEYIYLGPDENMHNEMIDWIASYSQYYNYKPGGAFISSKPGSGINHKEFGVTSLGVNVYMEEMLKFLGINPNKDCFTVKMSGGPDGDVAGNQIYNLYRFYPTTAKLLATIDISGTIFDPVGLNLEVMARLFKEGKPLRFYPPSELNDEGFLLDLYTKREETAYAQKTLCWRKKNGQLIEDWLSGNEMNHLLRHNVHQVKADVFIPGGGRPRTLNENNIKDFLDEAGKPTAQAIIEGANLYLTPWARRSLEKLGVLIIKDSSSNKGGVTCSSFEVLTSLVLSQEEFVKEKQQIVNEILRLVSIKAREEASLLLTTHRDTQGFLTDISEWISERINQYKDQLMQYFQFMTLSNDPTDPFIRCLLNYCPPLLRNQYQNRVLIEVPDMHKKAIIACQIASRIVYTRGLDWSPSLVDILPLIITDPKIINGLD, encoded by the coding sequence ATGGATTCGCAATCCAAATTTCCTAAAGAAACACTAGAATATGGTATTGAAAAAGAACGTAAAAAATTTGAAGAGTGCTATCAATGGGTTGAGCAGCATATGCCTGCTAGTTTCTTTGAAAAGATGGACGAAGAGAGTTTGATGCTAATCGTTCATAACCTGATGAGCTTTAATCTAAACGATTTTTTTTCCCATATTCATTTAAAAAATCTCGGATTTACTCTTTGTTTAGATAGTCCAGATGCTGATTTGAAAGTTTTAAAACATTATAAAATGTTTGGTATTAAAAACTATCGATCGTTTACCTCTAATGCCCCTCTCCCTTTTCCTGGGGTAAAAAAGCTGCTACGCATTTCTATGATTGTCTTTAAAGAGACACAGGAAAAGGAATCAGAGGATGTTATTTCCCTAAAAAAGGAAAAAGAAATTTTAAAAAAAATCCAAGAACGTAACCCACAGGTAACAGAGCCTGATTTGCACAAGCTAATTACAGAATTAAATTCTTATTTTTTACGCTCTTTACCACAAGAGCGATTGACTTTAGCTTTAGATATGTTTTTTCGTGCTAAATCTCGAGATAATTGTCAGTATGAAGTGCGCTATAATGAAAACTGGGAAGAGAAAAAAGATACCCCTTCTTTGCAAATCGTATTTGCTTGGCGCAATGTTCCCAAATACAGTTTTTTGTACCGTATGGCACGCATGATTCATCGACATGGTCTGACGATGAAAAGGGTAAATGCTACTTATGTTGATGCATATAGTAGGCAAAATATTCTCATAATGTCACTAGGTTTACATGGGATTCAAGGAAAAGCTGCTTGGGAAGAAACCAATATCGATGATTTCTTAAGAGAACTCGTAACGTTAAAATACTTTGAAGGACTAGAAATCATTGAAGAGCTTTTTGTCGACGAAGGACTTTTAACCGGCAATCAAGGGAATCTTGTCAAAGCAATCATCTATTTTATTCACCAAACGCTCGTTCATGCTGATATGAATATCTATTCTTTTGGCCACATTGAAGAAGGCGTCTGCCGACATCCGGAACTAATTGTGAAAGTAATCCAAGCATTTGAAGCCAAATTCAATCCAGAAAGCGTCAATTTAGAAGCTTATCAAAATATACGTAGAGAATTTATGGATCTAGTAGATCGTCTAGACACAGGACATGAAATCAACGATACTAGGCGCAAAAATATTCTTAAACAAGCAATGAACCTGGTCGATTACACATTAAAGACAAACGTCTACCGTAACAATAAAACCGCATTTTGCTTTCGTTTAGATCCGGAATATCTTAATAGTGTCTTCTATGAGAGAAAAGATAAATTCCCCGAACTGCCCTATGCGGTTTTTTTTATGAAAGGATTGTACTTTATCGGTTTTCATATTCGCTTTCGCGACTTATCTAGAGGAGGCTTGCGGACTGTATTTCCCGAAAAAATGGAACAGATGCTTGTAGAGAGAAACTACATTTTTGCTGAATGTTATAATTTGGCATATACCCAGAACAAAAAAAATAAAGATATTCCAGAAGGAGGTGCTAAGGGAGTCATTTTCCTAGAGCCTTATGAAAGGTTGTACTCTGAGGAAGAAATCTATCAAAGAGAGTTAGAAGATGAAGGACTTCCCCAAGAGGAAATCAAGCAATATCTTAAGGCTTATCATCGAGAACAAAAGCTAGAATACCTCTATCAAACACAACGCTCTTATATTGAAAGTTTTTTAACTATTTTAAATTGTGATCCCGATGGAAAACTCCGGGCAAAACGGATTATCGATTATTGGAAAAAGCCTGAATACATCTATTTAGGCCCTGATGAAAATATGCACAATGAAATGATCGATTGGATTGCCTCATATAGTCAATATTATAACTATAAGCCAGGAGGAGCCTTTATCTCTAGTAAACCTGGATCAGGGATCAACCATAAAGAATTTGGGGTTACTTCTTTGGGTGTTAATGTATATATGGAAGAGATGTTAAAATTTCTGGGGATTAACCCTAACAAAGATTGTTTTACTGTAAAAATGTCAGGAGGACCAGATGGCGATGTAGCAGGCAATCAAATCTATAACTTATATCGATTTTACCCTACTACAGCTAAACTGCTTGCAACGATAGATATCTCAGGTACAATTTTTGATCCAGTCGGTTTAAATTTAGAGGTAATGGCTCGTTTATTTAAAGAAGGAAAACCCTTACGCTTCTACCCTCCATCTGAGCTTAATGATGAAGGGTTTTTATTAGACTTATATACAAAAAGAGAAGAAACGGCTTATGCACAAAAAACTCTTTGTTGGAGAAAAAAAAACGGGCAGTTAATAGAAGACTGGTTATCGGGAAATGAAATGAACCATCTGCTCAGACACAATGTACATCAGGTGAAAGCAGATGTTTTTATTCCAGGAGGAGGCAGACCTCGTACCTTAAACGAAAACAATATAAAAGATTTCCTAGATGAGGCAGGGAAACCCACTGCGCAAGCTATTATTGAAGGAGCTAATCTCTATCTTACTCCCTGGGCTAGACGTTCTTTAGAAAAATTAGGAGTGCTTATTATCAAAGATAGTTCTTCTAACAAAGGAGGCGTTACATGTTCTTCTTTTGAAGTACTTACTTCTTTGGTTTTATCTCAAGAGGAATTTGTTAAAGAAAAACAACAGATTGTAAATGAAATTTTAAGATTGGTAAGTATAAAAGCCCGAGAAGAAGCCTCTCTTTTATTAACTACTCATCGAGACACTCAAGGATTTTTAACCGATATTTCAGAATGGATTTCAGAAAGAATTAATCAGTATAAAGACCAATTAATGCAATATTTTCAATTTATGACCTTATCTAATGACCCAACCGATCCTTTTATTCGATGTTTACTTAACTATTGTCCTCCTCTTTTGAGGAATCAATACCAAAATAGAGTTTTAATAGAGGTTCCGGATATGCATAAAAAAGCGATTATTGCCTGTCAAATAGCCTCTCGAATCGTATATACTCGGGGCCTAGATTGGTCTCCTAGTCTAGTCGATATTCTTCCTCTCATTATTACTGACCCAAAAATCATTAATGGCTTAGATTAA
- a CDS encoding helix-turn-helix domain-containing protein: protein MKKLTPSQRADLEHKLKHPKDYSERNRLCVILGYDEGISTKNLAKALRISPITVQEYLREYDSENKTGSSPRGGSKSKLSQDQIESLLKHLQEKTYLKVKGIIAYVHEQYGIKYSRSGMTDWLIQHGFAYKRPKKIPGKLDPEKQRIFIEQYRALKETLNPDEEIYFIDAMHPEHQSQAVCGWIKKGVQKTLQTSGKQ, encoded by the coding sequence ATGAAAAAACTGACCCCTAGCCAGAGAGCTGACTTAGAACACAAGTTAAAGCATCCAAAAGACTATTCTGAACGGAATAGGCTTTGTGTAATTTTGGGCTATGATGAGGGTATCTCAACAAAAAATCTTGCTAAAGCACTTCGGATAAGCCCTATCACTGTTCAGGAATACCTCAGAGAATATGATTCCGAAAATAAAACTGGAAGTAGCCCTCGAGGCGGTAGCAAATCAAAACTTTCACAAGACCAAATAGAGTCTCTACTAAAACACCTACAGGAAAAGACCTATCTTAAAGTCAAAGGGATCATAGCTTATGTGCATGAGCAATATGGGATAAAATATTCCCGAAGTGGCATGACAGATTGGCTCATACAGCACGGATTTGCTTATAAACGTCCTAAAAAGATTCCTGGGAAATTAGATCCTGAAAAACAACGAATTTTCATAGAACAATATAGGGCTTTAAAGGAGACCTTAAACCCTGATGAAGAGATCTATTTCATAGATGCTATGCATCCTGAACATCAGTCCCAAGCCGTATGTGGATGGATCAAAAAAGGCGTTCAAAAGACTTTGCAGACATCCGGGAAACAATAG